The genome window GCATCCACCTGTTCAGTGCCACGCACGGCGGCAGGATCCAGCACGGCGAAGTGATCCAGGGTCTGGATAATCCGCGCCTGGATGCATTATGGGGTACCCTGGCGGCGGAGGTGCGCGAAGAGATTGAGCTGGTGCGCGGCGCCAGTCACGCCTTCGATTTCGAGGCCTATCGCAACGGCGAGCTGACACCGGTATTCTTCGGTTCCGCCATCAACAACTTCGGCATCAAGGAATTGCTCGATGCCTTCGCTGAATGGGCGCCGCCGCCGCAGCCGCGCGAAACGCGCACGCGCAGGGTCGAACCGGGCGAAGATAAGTTCACCGGATTCGTGTTCAAGATTCAGGCCAATATGGACCCGCAACATCGAGACCGGGTCGCCTTTATGCGGGTCTGCTCCGGCAGCTATAACAAGGGCATGAAGATGCGTCATGTGCGCATCGCCCGCGATGTGCAGATCTCCAATGCCATCACCTTCCTGGCCAGTGATCGCGATCATGTGGAACAGGCCTTCCCCGGTGACATCATCGGCCTGCATAACCACGGCACCATCCAGATCGGCGACACCTTCACCATGGGTGAGGAGCTCAAATTCACCGGCATTCCCAACTTCGCACCGGAGCTGTTTCGGCGCGCCCAGTTGAAGGACCCTATGAAGATGAAGGCCCTGCAAAAGGGCTTGCAACAGCTCTGCGAAGAGGGCGCGACCCAGTTATACAAACCGCTCAACAACAATGATCTGATTCTCGGCGCCGTCGGTGTGTTGCAATTCGATGTGGTGGCGCAGCGACTCAAGGATGAGTACAAGGTCGATTGTATGTTTCAGCCGGTGCAAGTAGCCACCGCTCGGTGGGTGAGCTGTGAGAATGAAAAGAAGTTCGCCGAGTTCCAGAAAAAGGCGGCGGATAATCTTGCTATCGACGGGGCAGGGCAGTTGGTCTATATCGCGCCGACGCGGGTGAATCTGCAGTTAGCACAGGAGAAGTACCCGGATGTGGCGTTTCATGCCACGCGCGAGCACTGAGTGCGCGACTACATTGGGTGCTATCTATATTCAAACGGGCAAGGCGCGCCAGGTAAGCCCCAACAGCCCCACGCTGCAGCTGTTTCTCGCCGTCGGCGTGGGACAAGGTGGCGCTCGTTACGAAACGGCCGGGCGGCGCTGTACACCGACGCTTATCAAGCGTCTTTGGGGCCGAATAATAGCCAGAGAATCAATCCCAATACGGGCAGCACCAGGATCACCACGATCCAAAGGACCTTGGCGCCAGTACCTGCAGCACTTTGAATTATCTTGACTATAGCCCATACGTCCAATACCAGAATAATTAGGCCTAATAACCCACCGACTTCAATGCCCATAACATCTCCTTGTTGTGCCATCACTAATTCACCGTTGCCGTGGCCATTGTACGCCCTAGCTCGGGAAGTTGCCCGGGCGACTGGCGTGGTGACATGAACATAATAAGCATCGCGGTATTTCCTCTAGCAAAACCGATACGCGCCAGACAGGGCGTCCGCGCCCATCGCGCGCCTCCCTAAGTACCCTGGGCTCGGGTCCCCTCTTTGTCGGCGCCTGATGTGGCTTCTTTCAATGAGGCTCAGGCATTGATATTTTTCAATGCTGTCCTAAGAAAAATAATCCCAAATAACATAATGTAATCCGTGTGGGTATTGCTGATGCCCCAAATCAATGCTTGAACCAATAAGGCTGGCAACTCACAGCTGGATGTCCTGACTATGATTGCGGATACCCTTTTAGTTGTGAATAAAAAGGCGCGCAAGGGGCAGTCCGATCTGTGCGCGGGAATAGATGTCTTGCGCCAAGCGGGGTGGCGCCTTAGGGAAGAATATCCCGCTCAACCGAATGAAATTCCAGAATTGATCCAGCGCTATGGTGCGGATATGGAGCGCATAATCATCGGTGGCGGCGACGGGACGCTGAACCGAGCCGCCGAGGCCTTGATTCAGTGCAAACGCCCGGTAGGTTTGATTCCGCTGGGAACAGCGAATGATTTGGCGCGCACCTTGAGTCTTCGAGCCGACATTGTCCCGGCGTGCGTTAGCCTTATCAATGGGAAGTTGCACGAAATTGATCTGGGTAATGTCAACGGCAAGCACTTTTTTAATGTTGCCAATATCGGTGTCGGGGTTAAGGTGACGCAGAAGATATCGAAGCAGGGCAAGCAACGCTGGGGCGTGCTGGCATACTTGCGCAGTCTTTACCTTGCGCTCAAGACTCGTCACCCCTTCGAACTTACGCTTCGTGTCGATGGAAAAGAGGAAAGGGTAAGATCCATCCACGTTGCCGTGGGTAATGGACGTCACTACGGTGGTGGGGTGACCATTATGTCTGACGCCCGCATCGATACCAACAGCTGTATATGTCCAGTGTGAAGCCGCAAAGCATCGCTGGATTGGTGAAATTGATCCCGGCGCTGCGGCGTGGAGATATCCAACATAATGATCAAGTATTGTTGCGTCGGGGGCGGAATATCGACATTGAGACGGTTAAGTCAATGGTTCTTGATACCGATGGGGAATTGCTTACGCGCACGCCGGCGCATTTCACGGTTTCTCGAAAGGCCCTTACGGTAATCGTTCCCAGAGACTATCGGTCAGAAGATGAGGCTTAGGCAATGCCTCCGGAGGGACAATGATCTTGAGAAACGATGGCTCTGTAGCATTGGATAAAATCACGCACGCATGCCAGGTCGCGGCAGACCACTACCAGAAGTTCGCCGATAGTGTCGATTCGGACGACTTAAGTAATATGTTTCGCCGCTTGGCGGCAATGCACCGAGGCCAGGTCGCCTGCCTGGAT of Candidatus Tenderia electrophaga contains these proteins:
- the prfC gene encoding peptide chain release factor 3 (stimulates the release of release factors 1 and 2 from the ribosome after hydrolysis of the ester bond in peptidyl-tRNA has occurred; GDP/GTP-binding protein); the protein is MSQLSDQAACRRTFAIISHPDAGKTTLTEKLLLFGGAIQLAGTVKGRKAARHATSDWMEMEKQRGISVTTSVMQFPHGDKIMNLLDTPGHEDFSEDTYRTLTAVDSALMVIDCAKGVEARTVKLMEVCRLRDTPIITFINKLDREGREPIELLDEVEDVLKIQCAPITWPIGMGKNFKGVFDLYNDRIHLFSATHGGRIQHGEVIQGLDNPRLDALWGTLAAEVREEIELVRGASHAFDFEAYRNGELTPVFFGSAINNFGIKELLDAFAEWAPPPQPRETRTRRVEPGEDKFTGFVFKIQANMDPQHRDRVAFMRVCSGSYNKGMKMRHVRIARDVQISNAITFLASDRDHVEQAFPGDIIGLHNHGTIQIGDTFTMGEELKFTGIPNFAPELFRRAQLKDPMKMKALQKGLQQLCEEGATQLYKPLNNNDLILGAVGVLQFDVVAQRLKDEYKVDCMFQPVQVATARWVSCENEKKFAEFQKKAADNLAIDGAGQLVYIAPTRVNLQLAQEKYPDVAFHATREH